The genomic interval GCAAGCTTGCCAAGGGCGGTTATGTCCGCGTCGAGGTCAAGGATGACCGCCTGACCTTTGCCTTCGAGGAGCCACAGAAAGGCGGCGGCAAGAAGTCTTCGGGCCCAAACGGAGGCAAGGACAAGGCCCCCGTTTTGGTCGAGTAGCCTGAAGCCTGCTTTCCTGTAACGGGATCCAGTTCTACGGCGGGCCCGGAGCAAACACTCCGGGCCCGCTTTTTCATGCGCTGTCGTTGCTGGGCGATTTACCTGACAAAGCCCGCTCCTCGATCAGGCTGTAGACGGCGCGCAAGGCCATGGCTTCACCGCCGGCCGGCCGGCCGGGGCGGTCGCTCTGGTTCCAGGCATAGACATCGAAGTGCACCCAGGGTGTTTCCGGCGGAATAAAGTGTTCCAGAAACAGGGCCGCCGTGATGGCGCCGGCAAAGGGGCCTTCCGAAACGTTGTTCAGGTCGGCGACCTTGCTTTTCAGTTTCTCACGGTAGGGCTGGTGTAGGGGCAGACGCCAAAGGCTATCCTTCTGCCTTTCGCCATGCTGCGCCAGAGAGGACGCCAATGCGCCATCATTGCAGAACATGGCAGGCAGATCGGGACCGAGGGCCACGCGTGCGGCACCGGTCAGCGTTGCAAAGTCGAGCAGCAGGTCGACCTTCTCGCTGCCCGCCTCGCAGAGTGCATCGGCCAGTACCAGCCGGCCTTCGGCATCCGTGTTCCCGATCTCCACGCTCAGGCCCTTGCGTGTCTGTATGACATCCAGGGGTCGGAAGGCATTTCCGGACACCGCGTTCTCCACCGCAGGAATGAGGACGCGCAGGCGAATGGGCAGCTCAGCCTCCATGATCGTGGAGGCAAGACCGAGCACATGGGCAGCACCGCCCATGTCCTTCTTCATGATTTTCATGCCCTCGGCCGGTTTCAAGTCCAGGCCGCCCGTGTCGAAACAGACGCCTTTGCCGACAAGAACCACCAGTGGCGCTGTCTTGTCTCCTCCGGACCAGCGCAGGTCAATGAGGCGCGGAGCGCGTGTGGAGGCACGGCCCACTGCATGAATGGCGGGATAGTTCTCCTCCAGCAAAGCTTCTCCCTCGACGACCTGCAAGGCGGCTCCGTGTTCGCCTGCTAGCTGGCGGGCGGCTTCCTCCAGCTCCTCCGGACCCATGTCATTGGCGGGAGTGTTGATCAGGTCGCGGGTCAGTCCGATGCCACGGGCCAGGCGTTTTACCGCCGCGCTATCGCAATTCTGTGGCCAGACCAGGGAAGCGGACAAGCGGTCCACCTTGCGATAGTGGTTGTAGCTGTAGCTTCCAAGTGCCCATCCAAGTGCGGCGGCATTCGCACTGTCCCTGTCGAGGGCAGGCTGTATTTCATAGGTTCCGGGCGGCAGGGATTTCGGCAAGGCGCCGTAGGACCATATATCGTCCAAAGCCTCTACGCCGGCCAGCATCTCGTTCATTTGGCCATTCCTGCCAGGCAAGGGACAGAAGCTGCCGCTCTTTGCGCTGAACCCGTTTGCTGTCACCCAGGCACGCACCTCGTCCGGCTGATCGGCCAACCAGCTTTCCAGGCTGTCCGCATTCAGGATACGCAAGGCGATGGCGTGGCCAGAGGAATCGGCAAGGGAAGCAAGCATGTGATTTGTCATCGTGATCGGTTCACCAGAAGCGAGTTGAAGAAAGAATTGCGGAACCAAGCTCGCACGGGCAGGCTCGACATCCAAGCAATCTGCACCAAGTCTTCACGAGCGTTTCATGGATACTACACTTGTCATCGGAAACAAGAACTACTCCTCCTGGTCCCTGCGTGCCTGGCTGCCGCTTCGTCAGGCAGGGCTTTCCTTTTGCGAGGAGGTGATTCCTCTGCGCCGGGAAGATACGTCAGAACAAATTCTGTCCTGGTCGCCCAGCGGCAAGGTGCCGGTGTTGCTTCATGAGGGACGCACTGTCTGGGACAGCCTGGCCATCGGTGAATACCTGGCGGAACTTTACCCCCAGGCCGGTCTTTTGCCTGCCGCCCGCGCTGCGCGTGCGCGTGCGCGCAGCATCATTGCTGAAATGCATGCCGGCTTCGGTGCCTTGAGGAAAGAATGTCCGATGGACATGCGCGCGCATCGCCCAATCGATCTGTCCGCGGAGACAAGGCGTGATGTGGAACGTATCAGTGCCATCTGGGAGGCCTGCCTGAAGGAGGCTGGCGGCAGAGGTTTCCTGTTCGGTTCGCCGGGGCTCGCCGATGCCTTCTATGCGCCCGTGGTCAGCCGCTTTGCCACCTATGGCATCATGCCGGGGCCGCTCGGCCAGGCTTACATGGAACAGATCCAGGATTGGCCCCTCTATCAGGAATGGCTGAATGCTGCCCGACAGGAAACCTGGAGTTTCAACCTGACGGCCTGAGATCACGCCGCCTGAGCCGATGATCTCTGGCCGTTCGTTTTCGGCTTGTCTGAGCTTGCCCGATTGATGGTTCTCTCGATTTCCTCGGGGCTGCCGAAAAGTTTCCCATCAAGGTTGTCGTAGCGCGGGTCGAGCGCAGTGAAGCGAAAGCGCTCACCTTCGCGGATTGCAAGCCCGACCCCACGTTCGTCGGTTTCTATCAGAAGGGCACCTGTGTTTCCGAATACCTGCATGAGTCTGTCCTCGCTGGATGGCAGCGCCAGCCCTGTATGGCTGGCGACGCTGGTGGATTGCCACTCAGACTACAGCAAGCTTCATGATGTTATGATGTCATCCGCATGATAATGCGTTGAAGGTGCCGTGGGGGTGCCTCAGCTTTCCTGGCGAACTCAGCGAAATTTCAGAGTACGCAGGAAGAAGTTGGAGGTGCGCTGCAAGCTGTCGTCGAATGTGTCGCCACGTAGCGTATGGGCCTGTCCATCATAGATTTGCAGCTCGTAGTTGGCCCCGACGGTCTTGAGAACCTTGGCCGCTTCATGCGCGCGTCCCACCGGCACAACGGAGTCTCTGCCCCCGTGGAGAATCAAGGTTGGCGGCATGGACTGAATGCGGGAACGGTCGATGTCCCAGGAAAGTCCCCCTCCGACAGCGACCACGGCCTTTATGCGCTCGTCCTGCGTAGCGCGGCCCAGTGCCTGAAAGGCACCAAGAGAGAAGCCATAGACGCCAATACGTTCCTCATCGACCTTGGGGAGCTTCGCGATGTACTCGAGGGCTTCGCCCACTACACGGTCACGCTGACGGAAATAGGCCGGGCTGGCCTTGTTCGCGACACTCAGGCCGTCGAAGTAGTGCACGATGAAAGCGGCAATGCCTTCATCCACAAGCTGTTCGACGATGGGATAGAACAGAGATCCACTTCCCAGGCCGCTGGCTCCATGCAGAACCGCAACAGCCGGAACGGGGGCATCGGGCCTGGCTCCTTCGGGCAGGGCCATGTCAATCCGTACGTTACGGCCTTCGACCTTGAAGCTTCCCATGCCGTTGACGACCTGGGCTGCATTGAAGCCATGGCTTTCGGAAAGGGGGACGAGCAGGAAAACGCTGAAAATGAGACCGGTCAAAACCGGAAAAAAGGCTCCTCTACGTTTCCGCATGCTGTTCCAATGCCTCCCGATGATTGGACCTGTGGTTCTATAACACCAAAACCCGCCCCAGTCTCAACAAAAAGCTGCTGCATTTCTGACATTCTTGGGGCGTGCTCACCTGGAGTCGGCATCATTCAATGATTGTCCTGGACGAACGGGGGCCCAAAGGACCTCCTCGATGTCCTCGGCACCGGTAAAGAGCATGACAAGGCGATCAACACCAAGCGCTATCCCGGCAGCCTCCGGCATGCCCTGGTCGAGTGCGGCCAGGAAGTCCTCATCAATGGGATAGCGCTGCCCGTAGATACGCTGTTTCTCTCTGCAGTCAGCCTCGAACCGTCGGCGCTGCTCGCTGGCATCCGTCAGTTCGCCAAATGCATTGGCGAGTTCAACCCCGGCGATATAGAGTTCAAAGCGTTCGGCCAGCCTTGGATCCGATGGTTTTGGGCGTGACAGCGCGGCCTGGCTGACCGGGTAGTCATAGAGGATGGTGGGGGTACTATATCCCAGGTGCGGCTCGATCTTCTCCAGAAGGATCCGGGTAAAAACGGCCTGCCAATCGTCATCCTCGGCTGTCCGGATTCCCTGTTGCCTGGCGGCTTCGGCCAGCAGGCCTGCGTCGGGCTTCCAGGGGTCCTCTGTCGTCGCCAACAGGTCGATGTTGGCATAGTGTTGGAAGGCCTCGGTAACGGAAAGATGCTCCCAGGGCTGGAAAAGATCGACCTGCTGTCCCTTCCAGATAATGGATGTTTGCTGCAGGCGACGCGCAATGGCACGCAGCATATCCTGGCAGTCCTGCATCAGGACTTCATAGCCTTCCTGTGCCCTGTACCATTCAAGCAGCGTGAATTCCGGATGGTGAAGGGACGAAGCCTCGGCATTGCGAAACACACGGGCAAGGGTGAAGAGGCGTTTTTCCCCGGCGACCAGAAGCTTCTTGCAGGCAAATTCCGGCGAGGTGTGAAGGTAGAGCTGCGCCTGCCTGCCGTCGGGGGTGGTCAGCCGGGTTTCAAAGGCCTGTAGATGAGGCTCCAGCCCAGGAGAAATCTGCAGGGCCGGGGTTTCAGCCTCCACGAAATCCTGATCAAGAAAGTGTTGACGTATCCCGTTCAGGACATGCGTTCTCTTGACCAGGTTCGGGCGTCGCCGGGCATAGGTTTCGGGATTCCACCAGTTTTCCGAGGCTGTGGTCATGCTGCTGATGCTGTTCCAGTGTGGCTTGGCGTTGAGGGAAGGAGGGGAAGCTGTTAGCTTCCGACATCTTTTTCATAAGGGATATTTGATCGTGAAAGTGAATGCCAGTGCACTGCGTCAGGGCAATGTTGTCGAGTACAATGACAAGCTCTACGTCGTTCTCAAGGCCGACAATATCCAGCCGGGCAAAGGTACGCCGGTGACCCAGCTGGAAATGCGCCGCATCAGCGACGGCGTCAAGACTTCGGAGCGTTTCCGCACCACGGAGCAGGTGGAGAAGGCCTTCATTGAGGAAGGGGATTATCAATATCTCTATGAGGACGCCGACGGCTCGGCCTTCATGGAGGTCAATACCTTCGACCAGATCATCATTCCCAAGCAGGTGATCGGCGATGGTCAAGTCTATCTGCAGGAAGGGCTGGTGGTTAAGGTCTACCAGCACGAGGGTGTTCCTGTCAGCATCGAGCTGCCCCAGCGGGTGACGCTCGAGGTCACGGAGACGGAGCCAGTCGTCAAGGGACAGACGGCAGCCTCCTCGAACAAGCCTGCCACTCTCAGCAATGGACTGCGTGTCATGGTGCCCTCGCACATCACGGCCGGCACGCGGGTGATCGTGAACACGGCGGACAATACCTACCAGGAACGCGCCAAGGACTGATCTTCAGGACTGCGGCAAGCAGAAAGCCTCCTGCCGTGCGGCAGGGGGCGTGGGGTTCTTAATTTTCTGGGATGCAGACTCATTCAGTCATCGATTAGTCCGGTCTGGCGGCGTCCTCGTCAGAAAGAAACGGGCTGGGGGTGCCACTTTGGATTTGTAAGGCGACATTTTCTCCAGCGCGCCGATCACTGATATAAAGGATGTCATCACTGGATTTGCGCGTAGGGATGCCGACCGATATCGGCGACTGCCTGCAGGTCGGTATAGAAAGCTCTGTAGGCCGTTAGCCTTTTTTCTTCCTGCACATCATCCGTCAAGATCGGTCCGGACTCACGGGGATTTCCTGCATATTGCTCCAATCCTATTTTCAAATGGAGCCAGGCACGGATGCTGCTAGAGTATTATGGAGTGGGACTACCCATAACTAGAAACTGGTTTAGGGAAATTTGGAATCGCGAGACAGTGGAGAAGAGTTGGCTGCCGATTCAAAGAGGCGTGCAGGGACTGCCGAGCAGTGGCACGGCGCCGACATGGGCAGAGTTTCAGTTAGGCTGACAGTATAGGTGTGCGTGGGCTCCCAGAAACGAATAGCCCCTGCCGTCTCCGGCAGGGGCCTCGCAGGTATGTAGAAGGACGAACCCAAGTTACTCAGTAATGTTCTCGTCCTTTTCTTCGTCGACGAGATCCTTATCACTAACCGATGGGGTACTGCCCATCGCAGCGTTGTTGTTGCTGTCATCGCCATCAATATCTTCGGCACCCTCTATGGAGGTGCCTTCCGGTTGGCCGCCAACATCGTTATGGTCGGTGTCAGGGTTATTGGACATGGTGTCCAGGGCGGGATCTTCGTCCTGCTTCATCTCTTCCGCCGATGCTGGGCCGGATTCCCGAGATGTCTCCTGGTTCTGGGCAAGAAGCATGGTGTCCTCGCTCATGCTTCCAGGCTGGGCAAAGGCTATTCCGGTGGCCATCAGGCCTGCCAGAGTGGCGGGCAGGATTGTCAATTTCACGGATTTCATTCTATACT from Fodinicurvata sediminis DSM 21159 carries:
- a CDS encoding glutathione S-transferase family protein produces the protein MDTTLVIGNKNYSSWSLRAWLPLRQAGLSFCEEVIPLRREDTSEQILSWSPSGKVPVLLHEGRTVWDSLAIGEYLAELYPQAGLLPAARAARARARSIIAEMHAGFGALRKECPMDMRAHRPIDLSAETRRDVERISAIWEACLKEAGGRGFLFGSPGLADAFYAPVVSRFATYGIMPGPLGQAYMEQIQDWPLYQEWLNAARQETWSFNLTA
- a CDS encoding dienelactone hydrolase family protein; protein product: MTGLIFSVFLLVPLSESHGFNAAQVVNGMGSFKVEGRNVRIDMALPEGARPDAPVPAVAVLHGASGLGSGSLFYPIVEQLVDEGIAAFIVHYFDGLSVANKASPAYFRQRDRVVGEALEYIAKLPKVDEERIGVYGFSLGAFQALGRATQDERIKAVVAVGGGLSWDIDRSRIQSMPPTLILHGGRDSVVPVGRAHEAAKVLKTVGANYELQIYDGQAHTLRGDTFDDSLQRTSNFFLRTLKFR
- the efp gene encoding elongation factor P, with amino-acid sequence MKVNASALRQGNVVEYNDKLYVVLKADNIQPGKGTPVTQLEMRRISDGVKTSERFRTTEQVEKAFIEEGDYQYLYEDADGSAFMEVNTFDQIIIPKQVIGDGQVYLQEGLVVKVYQHEGVPVSIELPQRVTLEVTETEPVVKGQTAASSNKPATLSNGLRVMVPSHITAGTRVIVNTADNTYQERAKD
- the epmA gene encoding EF-P lysine aminoacylase EpmA codes for the protein MTTASENWWNPETYARRRPNLVKRTHVLNGIRQHFLDQDFVEAETPALQISPGLEPHLQAFETRLTTPDGRQAQLYLHTSPEFACKKLLVAGEKRLFTLARVFRNAEASSLHHPEFTLLEWYRAQEGYEVLMQDCQDMLRAIARRLQQTSIIWKGQQVDLFQPWEHLSVTEAFQHYANIDLLATTEDPWKPDAGLLAEAARQQGIRTAEDDDWQAVFTRILLEKIEPHLGYSTPTILYDYPVSQAALSRPKPSDPRLAERFELYIAGVELANAFGELTDASEQRRRFEADCREKQRIYGQRYPIDEDFLAALDQGMPEAAGIALGVDRLVMLFTGAEDIEEVLWAPVRPGQSLNDADSR
- a CDS encoding leucyl aminopeptidase family protein, whose protein sequence is MLASLADSSGHAIALRILNADSLESWLADQPDEVRAWVTANGFSAKSGSFCPLPGRNGQMNEMLAGVEALDDIWSYGALPKSLPPGTYEIQPALDRDSANAAALGWALGSYSYNHYRKVDRLSASLVWPQNCDSAAVKRLARGIGLTRDLINTPANDMGPEELEEAARQLAGEHGAALQVVEGEALLEENYPAIHAVGRASTRAPRLIDLRWSGGDKTAPLVVLVGKGVCFDTGGLDLKPAEGMKIMKKDMGGAAHVLGLASTIMEAELPIRLRVLIPAVENAVSGNAFRPLDVIQTRKGLSVEIGNTDAEGRLVLADALCEAGSEKVDLLLDFATLTGAARVALGPDLPAMFCNDGALASSLAQHGERQKDSLWRLPLHQPYREKLKSKVADLNNVSEGPFAGAITAALFLEHFIPPETPWVHFDVYAWNQSDRPGRPAGGEAMALRAVYSLIEERALSGKSPSNDSA